Proteins encoded together in one Sylvia atricapilla isolate bSylAtr1 chromosome 2, bSylAtr1.pri, whole genome shotgun sequence window:
- the AQP11 gene encoding aquaporin-11: MAVGGLGSSLLLMSGVVVAVGLCRRLARRRLYSRPLLFAFLVEMFSTFQICACTNELSLLGNVEPKPHTALTLTYGFTVLHGLTLAGSACNPCGTLQPMWGGGTSLSVGGLKIAAQFVAAVLARVFMHFIWSLGMTEPHLGALSQGCSSPMQTTETQAFCIELLFSVVFQLAVLRAESVNPKYRVHLIALLITMLVYAGGNLTGAIFNPALAFSLHADCFYDRFLSYTIVYWIAPCLGTILVAFIWDEIFPRIS, from the exons ATGGCTGTCGGTGGGCTcggcagctccctgctgctcatGTCCGGCGTCGTGGTGGCCGTGGGGCTGTGCCGGAGGCTGGCCCGGCGCCGGCTGTACTCCCGCCCGCTCCTCTTCGCTTTCCTTGTGGAGATGTTCAGCACCTTCCAGATTTGCGCCTGCACGAACGAGCTCAGCCTGCTCGGCAACGTGGAGCCGAAGCCGCACACCGCCCTGACGCTCACCTACGGCTTCACCGTCCTGCACGGCCTGACCCTGGCCGGCAGCGCCTGCAATCCCTGCGGGACCCTGCAGCCCATGTGGGGCGGCGGGACATCGCTCAGCGTGGGGGGACTCAAGATCGCCGCTCAGTTCGTGGCCGCAGTGCTCGCCAGAGTGTTCATGCACTTTATCTGGAGTCTGGGGATGACGGAGCCGCATCTCGGAGCGCtctcacagggctgcagcagccccatgCAGACTACAGAGACGCAGGCGTTCTGCATAGAACTGCTCTTTTCTGTCGTTTTCCAGCTGGCCGTCCTGCGAGCCGAAAGTGTTAATCCCAAATACAGGGTCCATTTGATTGCTCTTCTCATCACCATGCTCGTGTATGCAG GTGGAAATCTCACAGGAGCAATATTTAACCCAGCACTGGCTTTTTCATTACATGCAGATTGTTTCTATGACAGATTTTTGAGTTACACAATAGTATATTGGATAGCACCATGCCTAG